A window of the Leptospira bourretii genome harbors these coding sequences:
- a CDS encoding alpha/beta hydrolase has translation MNITKQNKKHSTFLIFFSFLFLINLLVSCSPKIGEQINKRIVDPFDETKILNVHFVTTRREMSVKDNCDSASFGFITDINPHYGICLVNIPSKHIIGDISFDNAQDKNQFFQFKGRINTDDKEFLNKIKSSTSEEVLVFVHGFNVNFDEAVLRAGQIKYDLKFPGEVVVYSWPAGADAGILGQVMVKSTYDLNFTEAKINREPFSKFLTDITGLGKKIHLVVHSMGHQVVLPSVASIAKQGKSKFLSELILNAPDFDKNEFESILSDLTKSSERITLYCSPGDNALVASQKVNGAPRAGMCFKYSGVDVINVNEVDDPVLGVGGLGHGYYSSRPILTDIYQVLMGVSVERRLFIRKSGPKNGENFVLRK, from the coding sequence ATGAACATAACCAAACAAAACAAAAAACATTCAACTTTCCTAATATTCTTTTCTTTCTTATTTTTAATAAACTTACTTGTTTCCTGTTCCCCAAAAATCGGAGAACAAATCAACAAACGAATTGTTGATCCTTTTGATGAAACAAAAATTCTCAATGTTCATTTTGTCACCACTCGCAGAGAAATGTCAGTCAAAGACAATTGTGACAGCGCAAGTTTTGGATTTATCACCGACATCAACCCCCATTATGGAATTTGTTTGGTTAACATCCCATCCAAACATATCATTGGAGATATTTCTTTCGATAACGCCCAAGACAAAAACCAGTTCTTTCAATTCAAAGGTCGTATCAATACAGATGATAAAGAATTTTTAAACAAAATCAAATCTTCGACTTCTGAAGAAGTTTTGGTATTTGTGCACGGTTTCAATGTCAATTTTGATGAAGCAGTGCTTCGCGCCGGACAAATTAAATACGATCTAAAGTTTCCGGGAGAGGTGGTTGTTTATTCTTGGCCCGCAGGAGCGGATGCAGGAATCCTCGGACAAGTGATGGTAAAATCGACTTACGATTTAAACTTTACAGAAGCCAAAATCAACAGAGAACCCTTTTCTAAGTTCTTAACCGATATCACAGGTCTTGGAAAAAAAATTCATTTAGTCGTTCATAGTATGGGCCACCAAGTGGTTTTACCTTCCGTGGCATCAATCGCAAAACAAGGGAAAAGTAAATTTTTATCAGAGCTCATTTTGAATGCTCCCGACTTTGATAAAAATGAATTTGAATCCATCCTTTCTGATTTAACCAAATCCTCCGAAAGAATTACTCTTTATTGTTCTCCAGGGGACAATGCCCTTGTTGCTTCCCAAAAAGTCAACGGAGCCCCTCGTGCGGGAATGTGTTTTAAGTATTCTGGTGTGGATGTGATCAATGTGAATGAAGTGGATGATCCTGTTTTGGGTGTGGGTGGACTTGGTCATGGATATTATTCGTCAAGACCCATCCTTACTGACATCTATCAAGTGTTAATGGGTGTATCTGTTGAACGAAGACTATTTATCCGAAAATCTGGTCCCAAAAACGGGGAGAACTTTGTCCTTAGAAAATAA
- a CDS encoding zinc dependent phospholipase C family protein, with product MAGKITHIEALSQVKKHLEHGNATQRRMAALLSRPDVASYANLGAVAPDIFYFYHVLQPKRTKKAAFFGDLAHHHRVAELVLSFLDQVHDTEMGLYRDRFLAFTLGYICHCVVDIQTHPYIFYISGDYYNNDKKISYQAQVNHMKVEFGLDTLLINHRWGMSAREYDFPQYIDIRHRTVGIKNKMDPVLWNFWLQSIKETFPLEFASSYLGSEKKIIPGDILNESYLGFYRFTSTLDSRSTLMRGLVSVVDTLTFHKYNASVLMLPALENINPKIMNDEKREWFYPADPKRKFNDSFIELLNQASQACKEILTRAYEYSFSPESRSKILESLGGYNLDTGLRYHGIDHMKEFSPLV from the coding sequence ATGGCAGGAAAGATTACACATATTGAAGCACTCTCCCAAGTGAAAAAACATTTGGAACATGGAAACGCAACCCAACGTAGAATGGCTGCATTACTTTCGCGTCCCGATGTTGCTTCTTATGCCAACCTAGGTGCCGTGGCTCCCGATATCTTTTACTTCTATCATGTGTTACAACCCAAAAGAACAAAGAAGGCAGCTTTCTTCGGAGACCTTGCCCACCACCACCGAGTTGCCGAACTAGTATTAAGTTTTCTCGACCAAGTCCACGATACGGAAATGGGACTCTATAGAGATCGTTTTCTTGCGTTCACACTAGGCTATATCTGCCACTGCGTAGTCGACATCCAAACCCATCCTTATATTTTTTACATCTCCGGGGATTACTATAACAACGATAAGAAGATCTCTTACCAGGCACAAGTCAACCACATGAAAGTTGAGTTTGGTTTAGATACCCTTCTCATCAATCATCGTTGGGGAATGAGTGCAAGGGAATACGATTTCCCCCAATACATCGATATCCGCCACCGAACAGTAGGAATTAAAAACAAAATGGATCCTGTGCTTTGGAATTTTTGGTTACAATCCATCAAAGAAACCTTTCCCTTGGAGTTTGCTTCCTCCTATTTGGGTTCCGAAAAAAAAATCATTCCCGGTGATATCTTAAACGAATCCTATTTGGGATTTTACCGGTTTACTTCTACCTTAGATTCGAGAAGTACACTCATGCGCGGGCTTGTCAGCGTAGTGGATACGCTGACCTTTCATAAATACAATGCCAGTGTTCTTATGTTGCCAGCTTTAGAAAATATCAATCCCAAGATTATGAATGATGAAAAACGGGAATGGTTTTATCCAGCCGACCCGAAACGTAAGTTCAACGACTCTTTTATTGAACTTTTGAACCAAGCAAGCCAGGCCTGCAAAGAAATTTTAACGAGAGCCTACGAATATAGTTTTTCTCCGGAAAGCAGATCGAAAATTCTGGAATCTCTCGGTGGTTACAATTTGGATACCGGTCTCCGTTACCACGGAATCGACCATATGAAGGAATTTTCTCCACTCGTTTGA
- a CDS encoding transglutaminase-like domain-containing protein — protein sequence MKKTFLILVFLSFLFSLFASPEREVPIFWTELRSKYNWKTNPIFPESESVELFESILYTEGRLLLQTKDVTKQNSLLVWNLDSGESKKIDWDGGKVTGWAECSGRILVQTTKTLWDLDAKTFLVKRKLPWPNNGKSWQDIVCLENKIYKLVADQLEVYGLDSGELESKIPLPFSSVQRMTKRSEKEILLISSYWGNTVQVFSPKDPRNSKEWKIPVNHRALFKLVTLSENHFLIFDPITKTYGEWMVFENSILPLDSPIEVADGSRAYRFSPIQNKIEYKFSLTALSDVPETKYQFVLPKQNISSQRLSEEEFDAASILETDDFGNRSLVLTLPPLKAGDTKEIKVYSALLTRYKIHWNLDPKLTLGKNQNRERLESFLMDDWFLKMDSDVVLEKRKTIFRNETNLKQILTKTQEYVSSIPYQSGSFESAPKVIEKNNGGCTEHSYVTMALLRGMGIPSRLVWNYLPTESSKEITFNHKFVEVWVEGLGWIPMEPLAPPKSKPGITYARHVVFAGLSGTSHPKIVGGDRLVQLSKDQLGLAKKIKFKLVVAKMDTEKGIENTDEKVIVPKTIRALNSGEDLVVP from the coding sequence ATGAAAAAAACTTTTTTGATTTTAGTTTTCTTATCTTTCCTTTTTTCATTATTCGCAAGTCCTGAAAGGGAGGTTCCCATTTTTTGGACGGAACTTCGTTCGAAGTACAATTGGAAAACAAACCCAATATTCCCCGAATCCGAATCAGTTGAATTATTTGAATCCATTTTATATACAGAGGGTAGGTTGTTACTCCAAACTAAGGATGTTACCAAACAAAACTCCCTCCTTGTTTGGAATTTAGATTCAGGGGAATCTAAAAAAATAGATTGGGATGGTGGGAAGGTGACAGGTTGGGCAGAGTGTTCTGGGAGAATTTTGGTCCAAACCACAAAAACTCTCTGGGATTTAGATGCAAAAACATTTCTTGTGAAGAGAAAACTTCCTTGGCCAAACAACGGAAAGTCATGGCAGGACATTGTTTGTTTAGAAAACAAAATTTATAAGTTGGTCGCAGACCAATTGGAAGTGTATGGATTGGATTCTGGTGAGTTGGAATCAAAAATTCCGCTCCCTTTTTCTTCTGTGCAAAGAATGACCAAACGAAGTGAAAAAGAAATTTTACTTATCTCTTCTTATTGGGGAAATACCGTTCAAGTTTTTTCACCAAAAGATCCCAGAAATTCTAAGGAATGGAAAATCCCAGTCAATCATAGGGCTCTTTTTAAATTGGTAACTTTATCAGAAAATCATTTTCTCATCTTTGATCCCATCACAAAGACTTATGGTGAATGGATGGTGTTTGAAAATTCTATTTTGCCTTTGGATTCTCCTATCGAAGTAGCAGATGGCTCTAGAGCTTACCGATTTTCTCCCATCCAAAACAAAATTGAATACAAGTTTTCTTTAACGGCTCTCTCTGATGTGCCGGAAACAAAATACCAGTTTGTCCTTCCCAAACAAAATATAAGTTCCCAAAGATTATCCGAAGAGGAGTTTGATGCAGCTTCCATCTTAGAAACCGACGATTTTGGAAACAGGTCCTTGGTTCTTACCCTCCCTCCACTCAAAGCAGGTGATACAAAAGAGATAAAAGTGTATAGTGCTTTACTCACTCGTTATAAAATTCATTGGAATTTAGACCCAAAATTAACATTGGGCAAAAATCAAAATAGAGAAAGGTTGGAAAGTTTTTTGATGGATGATTGGTTTTTAAAGATGGATTCAGATGTTGTTTTGGAAAAAAGAAAAACAATTTTCCGAAATGAGACCAATTTAAAACAAATATTAACTAAAACCCAGGAATATGTTTCCTCCATCCCTTATCAGTCAGGAAGTTTTGAATCGGCACCGAAAGTGATAGAAAAAAATAATGGAGGTTGTACGGAACATTCCTATGTCACCATGGCATTGTTACGCGGTATGGGAATTCCTTCGAGGTTGGTTTGGAACTATCTTCCTACGGAGTCCTCTAAGGAAATTACATTCAATCATAAATTTGTGGAAGTATGGGTGGAAGGCCTTGGATGGATTCCTATGGAGCCACTGGCACCACCTAAATCCAAACCGGGAATCACATATGCAAGGCATGTTGTCTTTGCGGGACTATCAGGCACAAGTCATCCAAAAATCGTTGGCGGCGATAGGCTTGTACAATTGTCAAAGGACCAATTGGGCCTTGCAAAAAAGATAAAATTCAAACTAGTTGTGGCAAAGATGGATACCGAAAAAGGGATAGAAAACACGGATGAGAAAGTGATAGTTCCAAAAACAATCCGTGCCTTAAACTCTGGAGAGGATCTGGTAGTTCCTTAA
- a CDS encoding M23 family metallopeptidase, giving the protein MLLRSPEKSTIGKHVLRWGNINVIQVSPGKYFYNLQSQSSVLHGTIDLNRKRYRILPLLASSFILAFFLSIIVDKQTYEESLMEKEFLSMSTEVEENDIKDKEAKLADAKYLQETEDKKMAILRSADLDALADNKNKKLKVTQYKVKKNETLSDIARRFKVSAESIAGSSGINPEVSILPGQILNIPNKQGLVYKLKKGDTLAKVADYYKVKIDDIYSENQLDDYDLFKSGQKVFLPGAVIPETGPVWRIPVVSKVITSGWGTRSYPQYKFHMALDLRANYESVYAARKGKVTYSGWMGGYGNAIILTHDDNYQTLYAHNSKLFVKEGDYVSAGKVISRSGCTGYCFGPHLHFEVIKDGKNVNPTKIIKGFSYK; this is encoded by the coding sequence ATGCTACTTCGATCTCCCGAAAAGTCTACGATCGGTAAGCATGTGTTACGCTGGGGAAACATTAACGTCATCCAAGTTTCTCCCGGTAAGTATTTTTACAACCTCCAGTCACAATCCAGTGTTCTTCATGGAACGATTGATCTCAACCGGAAACGGTATCGGATCCTCCCACTACTCGCTTCTTCCTTTATCTTAGCATTCTTTTTATCAATCATCGTCGACAAACAAACTTATGAAGAAAGTTTAATGGAAAAAGAATTCCTTAGTATGTCCACTGAGGTAGAAGAAAACGATATCAAAGACAAAGAGGCAAAACTTGCCGATGCCAAATACTTACAAGAAACAGAAGATAAAAAAATGGCCATCCTTCGTTCCGCCGATTTGGATGCTTTAGCAGATAACAAAAACAAAAAATTAAAAGTCACCCAATACAAAGTCAAAAAGAACGAAACACTTTCTGATATTGCACGAAGATTTAAAGTGTCAGCAGAATCCATTGCGGGAAGTTCAGGAATTAACCCAGAAGTATCGATCCTCCCAGGCCAAATCCTAAACATACCCAACAAACAAGGATTAGTTTACAAGTTAAAAAAAGGCGATACTCTTGCCAAAGTGGCTGACTATTACAAAGTAAAAATTGATGATATTTATTCTGAAAACCAATTAGATGATTATGATTTATTTAAATCAGGGCAAAAGGTATTCCTTCCAGGAGCAGTGATTCCAGAAACAGGACCTGTTTGGAGAATTCCCGTTGTTTCTAAAGTCATTACTTCAGGTTGGGGAACTCGTTCCTACCCTCAATATAAATTCCATATGGCCCTCGACTTACGTGCCAATTACGAATCTGTGTATGCAGCGAGAAAAGGAAAAGTCACCTACTCTGGTTGGATGGGTGGTTATGGAAATGCGATCATCCTCACACATGATGATAATTACCAAACCTTATACGCTCACAATTCGAAACTCTTTGTCAAAGAAGGTGATTATGTGAGTGCTGGGAAAGTCATCTCTCGTTCGGGTTGCACAGGATATTGTTTTGGCCCCCACCTCCATTTCGAAGTCATCAAAGATGGAAAAAACGTAAACCCAACAAAAATCATCAAAGGATTTTCCTATAAATAA
- a CDS encoding bactofilin family protein: MAIGKDSINSVIGPGSIFEGKFYIAGSLRIDGKFEGDIKTEDALVIGETGKVKTNISAREVIVSGTLIGNIKAENEVKLEGTGRMLGDITAPYLELQKGVVAKGNITITGGQKKDVRKIVEESFGGIKSLDTKD, encoded by the coding sequence ATGGCAATAGGTAAGGATTCCATCAATAGCGTTATCGGACCAGGGTCGATATTTGAAGGTAAGTTTTATATCGCAGGTTCACTTAGAATCGATGGAAAATTCGAAGGTGATATCAAAACAGAAGACGCACTTGTCATCGGTGAAACCGGTAAAGTAAAAACAAACATTAGCGCAAGAGAAGTCATTGTATCTGGAACCCTCATCGGAAACATCAAAGCCGAAAACGAGGTAAAACTCGAAGGTACAGGACGTATGTTAGGTGATATCACTGCTCCATACTTAGAACTTCAAAAAGGTGTAGTAGCAAAAGGAAATATTACAATCACCGGCGGTCAGAAAAAAGACGTTCGTAAGATTGTAGAAGAATCCTTTGGCGGTATCAAATCTTTAGACACTAAGGATTAA
- a CDS encoding DUF962 domain-containing protein — MRFAKEMAFYSAYHQEKRNVLIHVLGVPTITFTLFVVLSRFSLFEYSGFHVSASLVFTLAVLGYYYTLDVLFAFVATLIFGGLYVTSEWITLQLPANTAWTIFGLGQVIGWGAQFYGHFVFEKSRPALFDNLFQALVSAPLFVVADVFFELGYRLDLKNAVEAELKQKGVWKDFSHKPA, encoded by the coding sequence TTGAGATTTGCAAAAGAAATGGCGTTTTATTCCGCTTACCATCAGGAAAAACGTAATGTTTTGATCCATGTGCTTGGTGTTCCCACAATCACCTTCACCTTGTTTGTTGTGCTCAGCCGTTTTTCCCTTTTTGAGTACAGTGGTTTTCACGTATCGGCATCCCTAGTGTTTACATTGGCTGTGCTTGGTTACTACTATACTTTGGATGTTTTGTTTGCTTTTGTTGCTACCTTGATTTTTGGAGGACTGTATGTCACTTCTGAATGGATTACTTTGCAACTTCCAGCAAATACGGCGTGGACAATTTTTGGTCTTGGCCAAGTGATCGGTTGGGGAGCACAGTTTTATGGACACTTTGTGTTCGAAAAGAGTAGGCCTGCCCTTTTTGATAACTTGTTCCAAGCTTTGGTATCGGCACCTCTGTTCGTTGTAGCAGATGTGTTTTTTGAACTTGGATACCGATTGGATTTAAAAAATGCAGTCGAGGCAGAACTAAAACAAAAAGGTGTTTGGAAAGACTTTTCGCATAAACCTGCTTAG
- a CDS encoding helix-turn-helix transcriptional regulator: MDSKRKGSLFYFGERILLGTSGIVTEPHSHYAVSILVSLGSSFGLRTKSNEVIKSQGIIIPPNYYHKLEAENAEMLIIQLDPKSDEYKKILMEDHPKTIDDETRTKIQIIAEPLFSDALTCDSARTVYNQILSLLGSETISKKYDNRIEMAIRRIKEKMPNPVTLSELSEISEISTDRFMHLFKENMGIPLRQYLLWQRLHIAAKLLQGGENLTTASHAAGFSDQAHLSRTFKKMFGVKPSLFLGSQSLSKVCFCED, encoded by the coding sequence ATGGATTCAAAAAGAAAAGGAAGTCTTTTTTATTTTGGAGAACGAATTCTCTTAGGAACTTCAGGCATCGTCACAGAACCACATTCTCATTATGCAGTTTCCATTTTGGTTTCACTTGGTTCCTCCTTTGGTTTGCGTACAAAATCCAATGAAGTCATCAAATCCCAAGGGATCATCATTCCTCCCAATTATTACCATAAATTGGAGGCAGAAAATGCAGAAATGCTCATCATCCAATTAGATCCCAAATCAGATGAATACAAAAAAATTTTAATGGAAGACCATCCTAAAACCATTGATGATGAAACAAGGACCAAAATACAAATAATCGCAGAACCATTGTTTAGTGACGCACTCACCTGTGACTCAGCGCGCACTGTGTACAATCAAATCCTTTCTTTACTAGGCTCAGAAACGATTTCCAAAAAATACGACAACCGCATTGAGATGGCAATCCGAAGGATCAAAGAAAAAATGCCAAACCCAGTAACCTTATCCGAACTTTCGGAAATTTCAGAAATTTCCACCGATAGGTTTATGCATTTATTTAAAGAAAATATGGGAATTCCACTTAGGCAGTATTTGTTATGGCAAAGGCTTCATATTGCAGCAAAACTATTGCAAGGTGGTGAAAATCTTACCACTGCCTCCCATGCCGCAGGATTCAGTGACCAGGCTCATTTATCCAGAACCTTCAAAAAGATGTTTGGAGTGAAACCATCATTATTTTTAGGAAGTCAGTCGTTAAGTAAGGTATGTTTTTGCGAAGATTAG
- a CDS encoding diaminopimelate decarboxylase gives MTSIEKLKFLKEDQVRSLANEFGTPLFVYSEKEIEQKCDEALAFPNAFGLQVRYAMKANPNSNILQIMKKKGILIDASSEHEVVRALHFGFKPESIMLTSQEFPKAFAELIGKGVKFNACSLRQLEAFGKTFPGKSVSIRFNPGLGSGHTKKTDVGGVTSSFGIWHEKLPEVKAIVEKYKIIVEKVHTHIGSGSDPEVWKAVAKYTLEYAEAFPTVTVVSLGGGYKVGRMEDEKSTDLQKIGAPVKPQFEEFAAKHGRKLILEIEPGTYLVALCGSLLTTVDDLVDTGPKGFRFMKLDAGMDSNTRPSLYGARHPLVTVKKDGGVPKSNEEYVVVGHCCESGDVFTQKEGGEPITRLMGEAEVGDYVVMEAVGAYCAGMSTKNYNSFPETAEVLLRTNGETKLIRKKEPVLEIFRNEILVVE, from the coding sequence ATGACATCAATCGAAAAACTAAAGTTTTTGAAAGAAGACCAAGTACGGTCTTTAGCAAATGAATTCGGCACGCCACTCTTTGTCTATTCCGAGAAAGAAATTGAACAAAAATGTGACGAGGCCTTGGCATTCCCGAATGCTTTCGGCTTACAAGTCCGTTATGCCATGAAGGCAAATCCCAATTCCAATATCCTTCAGATCATGAAAAAGAAAGGCATCCTGATTGATGCTTCCTCAGAACATGAAGTAGTGCGGGCCCTCCACTTTGGATTCAAACCAGAATCCATCATGCTTACCTCCCAAGAGTTTCCCAAAGCTTTTGCAGAACTGATAGGAAAAGGGGTAAAGTTCAATGCTTGTTCCCTTCGCCAACTCGAAGCCTTTGGAAAGACCTTCCCTGGAAAATCAGTTTCCATTCGTTTCAATCCTGGTCTTGGGTCGGGCCATACCAAAAAAACCGATGTAGGAGGAGTCACTTCTTCTTTTGGAATTTGGCATGAAAAACTCCCAGAAGTCAAAGCCATCGTAGAAAAATACAAAATCATAGTGGAAAAAGTCCACACTCATATTGGTTCGGGAAGTGACCCTGAAGTTTGGAAGGCTGTGGCCAAATACACTTTAGAATATGCTGAGGCTTTCCCAACGGTCACTGTTGTGAGTCTTGGTGGTGGTTACAAAGTGGGGAGGATGGAAGATGAAAAATCTACCGACTTACAAAAGATTGGTGCTCCTGTAAAACCTCAATTTGAAGAATTTGCCGCAAAACACGGAAGAAAACTCATTTTAGAAATTGAACCGGGAACTTATCTCGTTGCACTTTGTGGGTCACTTCTCACAACCGTAGACGACCTAGTGGACACTGGCCCTAAAGGTTTTCGTTTTATGAAACTCGATGCAGGTATGGATTCCAACACAAGACCTTCGTTATACGGTGCAAGACACCCTCTTGTCACAGTAAAAAAAGATGGGGGAGTTCCTAAATCTAACGAAGAATATGTGGTGGTGGGTCACTGTTGTGAATCTGGAGATGTTTTTACCCAAAAAGAAGGGGGAGAACCTATCACAAGACTCATGGGAGAAGCCGAAGTGGGTGACTACGTTGTGATGGAAGCTGTTGGCGCGTATTGTGCGGGAATGTCCACAAAGAACTACAATAGTTTTCCTGAAACGGCAGAGGTTTTACTTCGCACAAACGGAGAAACAAAACTGATTCGTAAAAAAGAACCAGTTCTTGAAATCTTTCGCAATGAAATCCTTGTTGTAGAATGA
- a CDS encoding penicillin-binding protein 1A: MKQEPVGLFEKYFIIWFRIVTERIWTGDKRLRNTAIAIFAFGALNVFLLTGSIKDFFKLKEAAVYDIPSTLYGLNDKGEYEPIAEYYKFSRIPVRLEQLKPEENALSADNRHKVIQCFLSTEDNSFYSHNGIDLKGIARAFVVNIMAGRVKEGASTITQQVARLKFLSIERSIARKAREAWLAILLELVYPKDKILEVYLNEIPLGHGTIGVGAASRFYFRKEVQDVTWGEAAILASLTTRPTQFSPIVNPVSSLNKVRVVFRKLVENGRMSVADAEKEYAALDEYYTNLNRSPNDSAFSDRLNRFPYVTEYIRKNLIRSIGSGRLYNGGLKIYSTIQIRHQEEAEKALLPALQRQTLESNQRAFRNIDAFDDLYGSGYSLIADLYDLPDFKFHISRTERTFSSAYQEDLRDEFYALNLLTGDDFLGDLIDKNYTSQTTKDHLLPVEGSLIAIRPETGYITALVGGSGFRSDNQQIRPFQAFRQPGSAFKPILYAAAMDYSGKNPDPEKNVTPATLFADSPLQYLMEDGDEWAPENYSSEYSGFILLRKALEQSKNSVAVRVLEQVGLSHLMDSLRGLLQLPGRDIPYNFSVSLGSFELTPYELTRAYAALASGGKTVNPISVLYVEDNAGKIIKDFRKDFEDEDRKQIISKEAAFLITSMMRDVVEEGTGRGVLSYGLNRKAYGKTGTTNNFRDAWFVGYTPELVTSVWFGYDVGTISLGRGMTGGKLAAPVWGRFMARALDREPAIDFPWLSEVKVTKKTVCRMSGKLPSGQCHDLFEEYFIPQTAPKEVCNDHGSSWNVVESRPNLPSTPTVQTEKKKSEKIEKQPSSSKPPKRKKSVFSGDEEIDY; the protein is encoded by the coding sequence ATGAAACAAGAACCCGTTGGGCTCTTTGAAAAGTATTTTATCATTTGGTTTCGAATTGTTACAGAAAGGATTTGGACCGGAGACAAAAGATTAAGAAACACCGCCATAGCAATTTTTGCCTTTGGAGCCTTGAATGTTTTTTTACTCACAGGTTCCATTAAAGATTTTTTTAAACTAAAAGAAGCTGCTGTTTATGATATCCCGTCCACCTTATATGGATTAAATGACAAAGGGGAATACGAACCCATTGCCGAATATTATAAATTCTCAAGAATTCCTGTTCGATTAGAACAATTAAAACCAGAAGAGAATGCGCTTTCTGCAGACAATCGCCACAAGGTCATCCAATGTTTTTTATCCACTGAGGATAACTCTTTTTATTCACACAATGGAATTGATTTAAAAGGGATTGCTCGCGCTTTTGTTGTGAACATTATGGCGGGCCGAGTCAAAGAAGGTGCCTCCACCATCACCCAACAAGTGGCACGTCTTAAATTTTTATCCATAGAAAGATCGATCGCGAGAAAAGCGCGTGAAGCTTGGCTTGCCATTTTACTCGAACTGGTTTACCCTAAAGATAAAATTTTAGAAGTGTATTTAAATGAAATTCCACTGGGACACGGAACCATTGGAGTTGGAGCAGCGTCCCGATTTTATTTTCGAAAAGAAGTCCAAGATGTAACTTGGGGTGAAGCTGCCATTCTTGCCAGTCTTACCACAAGACCCACCCAGTTTAGTCCCATCGTCAATCCTGTATCCAGTTTAAACAAAGTGCGAGTCGTATTTCGTAAGTTAGTTGAAAATGGAAGGATGTCTGTTGCTGACGCAGAAAAAGAATATGCCGCACTCGACGAATATTATACCAATTTAAATCGTTCTCCGAATGACTCAGCTTTTTCTGACAGATTAAACCGTTTTCCGTATGTAACAGAATACATTCGCAAAAATTTAATCCGATCCATTGGTTCTGGGCGTTTGTACAATGGGGGACTTAAAATTTATTCCACCATCCAAATCCGCCACCAAGAAGAAGCAGAAAAAGCCCTTCTCCCTGCCCTGCAAAGACAAACTTTGGAATCCAACCAAAGAGCGTTTCGAAATATCGATGCCTTTGATGATTTGTATGGAAGTGGGTATTCTCTCATTGCTGATTTGTATGACCTTCCTGATTTTAAATTCCATATCTCCCGAACAGAACGTACGTTTTCTTCCGCTTACCAAGAAGACTTACGCGATGAATTTTATGCCTTAAACTTGTTAACTGGAGACGATTTTTTAGGTGATTTGATTGATAAAAACTACACTTCGCAAACAACAAAGGACCATCTCCTTCCAGTAGAAGGTTCACTCATTGCGATTCGTCCAGAAACTGGATACATTACTGCCTTAGTTGGTGGATCAGGATTTCGTTCTGACAACCAACAGATCCGTCCTTTCCAAGCCTTCCGCCAACCGGGTTCAGCCTTCAAACCCATTCTTTATGCAGCAGCCATGGATTATTCTGGCAAAAACCCTGATCCAGAAAAAAATGTAACACCCGCTACACTGTTTGCAGACTCCCCTCTCCAATATTTGATGGAAGATGGCGATGAATGGGCTCCTGAAAACTACAGTAGTGAATACTCTGGTTTTATTTTGTTACGAAAAGCTTTAGAACAATCCAAAAACTCGGTAGCAGTTCGGGTTTTAGAACAAGTGGGACTTTCCCACCTAATGGATAGTTTGCGAGGACTTTTACAATTACCTGGCAGAGACATCCCATATAATTTCAGCGTTTCTCTTGGTTCCTTTGAACTCACTCCATATGAACTCACACGAGCCTATGCTGCCCTTGCCTCCGGTGGCAAAACAGTCAATCCCATCTCTGTTTTGTATGTAGAAGACAATGCAGGAAAGATTATCAAAGATTTTCGAAAAGACTTCGAAGATGAGGATCGCAAACAAATCATCTCGAAGGAAGCTGCCTTTCTCATCACCTCCATGATGCGAGACGTTGTGGAAGAAGGAACGGGACGTGGGGTTTTGTCTTATGGACTAAACCGTAAAGCTTATGGAAAAACAGGAACTACCAATAACTTTCGAGATGCATGGTTTGTCGGCTACACCCCAGAACTTGTGACTTCTGTCTGGTTTGGGTATGATGTGGGAACCATTTCTCTCGGTCGAGGGATGACCGGCGGAAAACTAGCCGCACCTGTTTGGGGTCGGTTTATGGCAAGAGCCCTTGATCGGGAACCCGCTATCGATTTTCCTTGGCTTTCTGAAGTAAAAGTCACGAAAAAGACCGTTTGCCGTATGTCGGGAAAACTCCCGAGCGGACAATGTCACGACCTCTTTGAAGAGTATTTCATCCCACAAACGGCTCCGAAAGAGGTTTGTAACGACCACGGCTCTTCTTGGAATGTAGTGGAATCAAGGCCGAACCTCCCTTCGACCCCAACCGTACAGACAGAAAAGAAAAAGTCGGAAAAAATTGAGAAACAACCCAGTTCATCCAAACCGCCGAAACGAAAAAAATCAGTCTTTAGCGGGGATGAGGAAATCGACTACTAA